GGCTGGTCACGCTTTCGACGGGCCGGTGGGCCCTTGTGCCGGCAAGCGGGCGGGCACCCGGTCCGCGCATCGGTGGAGCGCGGACGCGGGCAGCGGTCCGGGATGATGGCGGTCATGCGGATCAGACCGGTCGGCGCACACGCCCTGCTGCTCGACTTCATCGACCACGGGGCGGAGGTCGCCGCGACGGTGGAGGCGTGGCGGTCCGAGCTCTGGCACCGCCGGGACCGGGGCGACCTGGTCGCCACCGAGATCGTGCCGGCCGCCGCCACCGTGCTGCTGGACGGCGTACCGGATCCGGTGGCCACCGCCGGGCAGATCGCGCGCTGGCCGCCGGTGCTGCCCGCACACCCGGCCGCCACCGGTGCCGACCTGCTTGAGGTGCCGGTCAGCTACGACGGGGAGGACCTGCCCCGCGTCGCCGAACACTGGCGGACGGACGTGCCGGGCGTGCTGCGCCGCCTGCGGCAGACCGAGTTCCGG
This DNA window, taken from Micromonospora sp. FIMYZ51, encodes the following:
- a CDS encoding allophanate hydrolase subunit 1 — encoded protein: MRIRPVGAHALLLDFIDHGAEVAATVEAWRSELWHRRDRGDLVATEIVPAAATVLLDGVPDPVATAGQIARWPPVLPAHPAATGADLLEVPVSYDGEDLPRVAEHWRTDVPGVLRRLRQTEFRVAFCGFAPGFGYLTGLPAELAVPRLATPRPRVPAGSVALAGPYAGIYPTASPGGWLLVGRTGLTLFDVRADPPARLVPGTRVRLVPA